Proteins encoded by one window of Arabidopsis thaliana chromosome 2, partial sequence:
- the PBCP gene encoding Protein phosphatase 2C family protein: MAIPVTRMMVPHAIPSLRLSHPNPSRVDFLCRCAPSEIQPLRPELSLSVGIHAIPHPDKVEKGGEDAFFVSSYRGGVMAVADGVSGWAEQDVDPSLFSKELMANASRLVDDQEVRYDPGFLIDKAHTATTSRGSATIILAMLEEVGILKIGNVGDCGLKLLREGQIIFATAPQEHYFDCPYQLSSEGSAQTYLDASVNKSLPLFMICASIVPLYHFFCISSSLA; this comes from the exons ATGGCGATTCCAGTGACGAGAATGATGGTTCCTCACGCAATACCATCGCTTCGTCTCTCACATCCAAACCCTAGTCGCGTTGACTTCCTCTGTCGCTGTGCTCCATCAGAAATCCAACCACTTCG GCCTGAACTCTCTTTATCTGTCGGAATTCACGCAATCCCTCATCCAGATAAG GTAGAGAAAGGTGGTGAAGATGCTTTCTTTGTAAGTAGTTATAGAGGTGGAGTCATGGCTGTTGCAGATGGTGTCTCCGG TTGGGCTGAACAAGATGTTGATCCTTCCTTGTTCTCTAAAGAACTTATGGCTAACGCTTCTCGTTTAGTTGATGACCAAGAGGTCAGATATGATCCTGGTTTTCTCATTGACAAAGCTCATACCGCAACTACTTCTAGAGGTTCTGCCACAAT TATTCTAGCTATGCTTGAGGAAGTGGGTATTCTCAAAATAGGCAATGTTGGTGACTGTGGACTTAAGCTTCTTCGGGAAG GTCAGATTATTTTTGCCACTGCTCCACAAGAGCACTATTTTGACTGTCCTTACCAACTAAGCTCTGAGGGGTCTGCTCAAACTTATCTAGATGCATCGGTAAATAAATCCTTACCACTCTTCATGATTTGTGCTAGTATTGTACctttgtatcattttttttgcatttcaaGCAGTTTAGCATAG
- a CDS encoding UDP-Glycosyltransferase superfamily protein (UDP-Glycosyltransferase superfamily protein; FUNCTIONS IN: transferase activity, transferring hexosyl groups, UDP-glycosyltransferase activity, transferase activity, transferring glycosyl groups; INVOLVED IN: metabolic process; EXPRESSED IN: 22 plant structures; EXPRESSED DURING: 13 growth stages; CONTAINS InterPro DOMAIN/s: UDP-glucuronosyl/UDP-glucosyltransferase (InterPro:IPR002213); BEST Arabidopsis thaliana protein match is: UDP-Glycosyltransferase superfamily protein (TAIR:AT2G30140.1); Has 6933 Blast hits to 6889 proteins in 438 species: Archae - 0; Bacteria - 436; Metazoa - 1394; Fungi - 22; Plants - 4996; Viruses - 39; Other Eukaryotes - 46 (source: NCBI BLink).): MPWPGRGHINPMLNLCKSLVRRDPNLTVTFVVTEEWLGFIGSDPKPNRIHFATLPNIIPSELVRANDFIAFIDAVLTRLEEPFEQLLDRLNSPPTAIIADTYIIWAVRVGTKRNIPVASFWTTSATILSLFINSDLLASHGHFPIEPSESKLDEIVDYIPGLSPTRLSDLQILHGYSHQVFNIFKKSFGELYKAKYLLFPSAYELEPKAIDFFTSKFDFPVYSTGPLIPLEELSVGNENRELDYFKWLDEQPESSVLYISQGSFLSVSEAQMEEIVVGVREAGVKFFWVARGGELKLKEALEGSLGVVVSWCDQLRVLCHAAIGGFWTHCGYNSTLEGICSGVPLLTFPVFWDQFLNAKMIVEEWRVGMGIERKKQMELLIVSDEIKELVKRFMDGESEEGKEMRRRTCDLSEICRGAVAKGGSSDANIDAFIKDITKIV; encoded by the exons ATGCCTTGGCCAGGAAGAGGCCACATCAACCCAATGTTAAACCTCTGCAAAAGCCTCGTCCGGCGAGACCCAAACCTCACCGTCACATTCGTCGTCACCGAAGAATGGCTCGGGTTCATCGGGTCCGACCCGAAACCTAACCGGATCCATTTCGCCACTCTCCCCAACATCATTCCCTCCGAGCTCGTCCGAGCCAACGACTTCATCGCCTTCATCGACGCCGTCCTCACCAGATTAGAAGAGCCGTTCGAACAGCTACTTGACCGTCTAAACTCTCCTCCCACCGCAATCATCGCCGATACTTACATCATTTGGGCAGTACGTGTAGGCACAAAAAGGAATATTCCGGTGGCTTCTTTCTGGACTACGTCAGCCACGATTCTCTCCCTCTTCATTAACTCCGATCTTCTCGCAAGTCACGGCCATTTTCCGATCGAACCATCAG AATCAAAACTAGACGAGATTGTTGATTACATCCCCGGTTTATCTCCGACAAGACTCAGTGACTTACAGATCTTACACGGCTATAGTCATCAAGTCttcaatatattcaaaaagtCTTTCGGTGAGCTTTATAAAGCTAAGTATCTTCTCTTCCCTTCTGCTTATGAGCTCGAACCAAAAGCCATTGACTTTTTCACTTCCAAGTTTGATTTCCCGGTTTACTCCACTGGTCCGTTAATACCCTTGGAAGAACTATCCGTTGGAAATGAGAATAGAGAACTTGATTACTTTAAGTGGCTTGATGAGCAACCTGAAAGCTCTGTTCTTTACATATCTCAAGGGAGTTTTCTTTCAGTCTCCGAAGCTCAGATGGAGGAGATTGTTGTAGGAGTTAGAGAGGCTGGAGTTAAGTTCTTTTGGGTGGCTCGTGGGGGTGAGTTAAAGCTTAAGGAGGCTCTTGAAGGTAGCTTGGGTGTTGTGGTGAGCTGGTGTGATCAGCTACGTGTTTTGTGTCATGCGGCTATAGGCGGGTTTTGGACGCATTGCGGGTATAACTCGACATTGGAAGGGATATGTTCGGGAGTACCGTTGCTTACATTTCCTGTTTTTTGGGATCAGTTTCTGAATGCTAAGATGATTGTTGAGGAGTGGAGAGTTGGAATGGGGAtcgagaggaagaagcagatgGAGTTGTTGATAGTGAGTGATGAGATCAAGGAATTGGTAAAAAGGTTTATGGAtggagagagtgaagaagggAAAGAGATGAGAAGAAGGACTTGTGATCTCAGTGAGATATGTCGTGGAGCGGTTGCGAAAGGTGGTTCTTCTGATGCTAACATCGATGCTTTCATTAAAGATATTACTAAGATCGTGTGA
- a CDS encoding Mitochondrial substrate carrier family protein (Mitochondrial substrate carrier family protein; FUNCTIONS IN: transporter activity, binding; INVOLVED IN: transport, mitochondrial transport, transmembrane transport; LOCATED IN: mitochondrial inner membrane, membrane; EXPRESSED IN: 22 plant structures; EXPRESSED DURING: 15 growth stages; CONTAINS InterPro DOMAIN/s: Mitochondrial carrier protein (InterPro:IPR002067), Mitochondrial substrate carrier (InterPro:IPR001993), Mitochondrial substrate/solute carrier (InterPro:IPR018108), Adenine nucleotide translocator 1 (InterPro:IPR002113); BEST Arabidopsis thaliana protein match is: Mitochondrial substrate carrier family protein (TAIR:AT1G07030.1); Has 27492 Blast hits to 13803 proteins in 455 species: Archae - 0; Bacteria - 0; Metazoa - 11880; Fungi - 7531; Plants - 5269; Viruses - 0; Other Eukaryotes - 2812 (source: NCBI BLink).) produces MATEATTKFPESDLRPIPQPPDFHPAIIVPAQNTTLKFWQLMVAGSIAGSVEHMAMFPVDTVKTHMQALRSCPIKPIGIRQAFRSIIKTDGPSALYRGIWAMGLGAGPAHAVYFSFYEVSKKFLSGGNPNNSAAHAISGVFATISSDAVFTPMDMVKQRLQIGNGTYKGVWDCIKRVTREEGFGAFYASYRTTVLMNAPFTAVHFTTYEAVKRGLREMLPEHAVGAEDEEGWLIYATAGAAAGGLAAAVTTPLDVVKTQLQCQGVCGCDRFKSSSISDVFRTIVKKDGYRGLARGWLPRMLFHAPAAAICWSTYETVKSFFQDLNGEANAA; encoded by the exons ATGGCAACAGAAGCAACAACCAAATTCCCAGAATCCGATCTCCGTCCAATCCCACAACCACCGGATTTTCATCCAGCAATCATCGTTCCAGCTCAAAACACAACTCTTAAATTCTGGCAACTAATGGTCGCCGGTTCAATCGCTGGCTCAGTCGAACACATGGCTATGTTTCCAGTAGATACAGTCAAAACCCATATGCAAGCTCTTCGTTCATGTCCGATTAAACCAATCGGAATCCGTCAAGCTTTCCGTTCAATTATCAAAACCGATGGACCTTCTGCTTTATATAGAGGTATTTGGGCTATGGGACTTGGTGCTGGACCAGCTCACGCTGTTTATTTCTCATTCTATGAAGTCTCTAAGAAGTTTTTATCCGGTGGAAACCCTAATAACTCTGCTGCACACGCTATTTCCGGTGTTTTCGCTACTATATCTAGTGATGCTGTGTTTACTCCAATGGATATGGTTAAGCAAAGGTTGCAAATTGGGAATGGAACTTATAAAGGAGTTTGGGATTGTATCAAGAGAGTAACGCGTGAGGAAGGGTTTGGTGCTTTTTACGCTTCGTATAGAACTACTGTGTTGATGAATGCTCCGTTTACCGCTGTGCATTTCACTACTTATGAGGCGGTTAAGAGAGGTTTGAGGGAGATGTTGCCTGAGCATGCTGTTGGAGCAGAGGATGAGGAAGGTTGGTTGATTTATGCTACTGCTGGAGCTGCGGCTGGTGGGTTAGCGGCTGCTGTAACTACTCCGCTTGATGTTGTTAAGACGCAGTTGCAATGTCAG GGTGTGTGTGGTTGTGACCGTTTCAAGAGCAGTTCAATAAGCGATGTGTTCCGTACAATAGTGAAGAAAGACGGTTATAGAGGACTTGCTAGAGGATGGCTACCAAGAATGCTCTTCCATGCTCCAGCAGCTGCGATTTGCTGGTCCACTTATGAAACAGtcaaatctttctttcaaGATCTCAATGGTGAAGCAAACGCAGCTTGA
- the PBCP gene encoding Protein phosphatase 2C family protein (Protein phosphatase 2C family protein; FUNCTIONS IN: phosphoprotein phosphatase activity, catalytic activity; INVOLVED IN: biological_process unknown; LOCATED IN: chloroplast; EXPRESSED IN: 21 plant structures; EXPRESSED DURING: 15 growth stages; CONTAINS InterPro DOMAIN/s: Protein phosphatase 2C-related (InterPro:IPR001932), Sporulation stage II, protein E C-terminal (InterPro:IPR010822); BEST Arabidopsis thaliana protein match is: Protein phosphatase 2C family protein (TAIR:AT5G66720.1); Has 893 Blast hits to 891 proteins in 246 species: Archae - 2; Bacteria - 86; Metazoa - 181; Fungi - 226; Plants - 226; Viruses - 0; Other Eukaryotes - 172 (source: NCBI BLink).) has translation MLEEVGILKIGNVGDCGLKLLREGQIIFATAPQEHYFDCPYQLSSEGSAQTYLDASFSIVEVQKGDVIVMGSDGLFDNVFDHEIVSIVTKHTDVAESSRLLAEVASSHSRDTEFESPYALEARAKGFDVPLWKKVLGKKLTGGKLDDVTVIVAKVVSS, from the exons ATGCTTGAGGAAGTGGGTATTCTCAAAATAGGCAATGTTGGTGACTGTGGACTTAAGCTTCTTCGGGAAG GTCAGATTATTTTTGCCACTGCTCCACAAGAGCACTATTTTGACTGTCCTTACCAACTAAGCTCTGAGGGGTCTGCTCAAACTTATCTAGATGCATCG TTTAGCATAGTGGAAGTACAGAAGGGAGACGTGATCGTGATGGGTTCAGACGGACTTTTCGATAATGTGTTTGATCATGAGATCGTTTCTATAGTGACCAAGCATACAGATGTTGCAGAGtcat CAAGGTTATTAGCTGAAGTGGCGAGTAGCCATTCAAGAGATACAGAGTTTGAGTCTCCATATGCATTAGAAGCAAGAGCCAAG GGGTTTGATGTTCCTCTCTGGAAGAAGGTACTAGGAAAGAAGCTTACAG GAGGGAAGCTTGATGATGTCACTGTGATCGTTGCCAAAGTTGTTAGCTCATGA
- the PBCP gene encoding Protein phosphatase 2C family protein → MAIPVTRMMVPHAIPSLRLSHPNPSRVDFLCRCAPSEIQPLRPELSLSVGIHAIPHPDKVEKGGEDAFFVSSYRGGVMAVADGVSGWAEQDVDPSLFSKELMANASRLVDDQEVRYDPGFLIDKAHTATTSRGSATIILAMLEEVGILKIGNVGDCGLKLLREGQIIFATAPQEHYFDCPYQLSSEGSAQTYLDASFSIVEVQKGDVIVMGSDGLFDNVFDHEIVSIVTKHTDVAESCMYMYIPSLLIFSKLHVFWYNHYSKVIS, encoded by the exons ATGGCGATTCCAGTGACGAGAATGATGGTTCCTCACGCAATACCATCGCTTCGTCTCTCACATCCAAACCCTAGTCGCGTTGACTTCCTCTGTCGCTGTGCTCCATCAGAAATCCAACCACTTCG GCCTGAACTCTCTTTATCTGTCGGAATTCACGCAATCCCTCATCCAGATAAG GTAGAGAAAGGTGGTGAAGATGCTTTCTTTGTAAGTAGTTATAGAGGTGGAGTCATGGCTGTTGCAGATGGTGTCTCCGG TTGGGCTGAACAAGATGTTGATCCTTCCTTGTTCTCTAAAGAACTTATGGCTAACGCTTCTCGTTTAGTTGATGACCAAGAGGTCAGATATGATCCTGGTTTTCTCATTGACAAAGCTCATACCGCAACTACTTCTAGAGGTTCTGCCACAAT TATTCTAGCTATGCTTGAGGAAGTGGGTATTCTCAAAATAGGCAATGTTGGTGACTGTGGACTTAAGCTTCTTCGGGAAG GTCAGATTATTTTTGCCACTGCTCCACAAGAGCACTATTTTGACTGTCCTTACCAACTAAGCTCTGAGGGGTCTGCTCAAACTTATCTAGATGCATCG TTTAGCATAGTGGAAGTACAGAAGGGAGACGTGATCGTGATGGGTTCAGACGGACTTTTCGATAATGTGTTTGATCATGAGATCGTTTCTATAGTGACCAAGCATACAGATGTTGCAGAGtcatgtatgtatatgtatataccaTCTCTCTTGATTTTTAGTAAGTTACATGTTTTTTGGTATAACCATTACAGCAAGGTTATTAGCTGA
- the PBCP gene encoding Protein phosphatase 2C family protein (Protein phosphatase 2C family protein; FUNCTIONS IN: phosphoprotein phosphatase activity, catalytic activity; INVOLVED IN: biological_process unknown; LOCATED IN: chloroplast; EXPRESSED IN: 21 plant structures; EXPRESSED DURING: 15 growth stages; CONTAINS InterPro DOMAIN/s: Protein phosphatase 2C-related (InterPro:IPR001932), Sporulation stage II, protein E C-terminal (InterPro:IPR010822); BEST Arabidopsis thaliana protein match is: Protein phosphatase 2C family protein (TAIR:AT4G16580.1); Has 36 Blast hits to 36 proteins in 8 species: Archae - 0; Bacteria - 0; Metazoa - 0; Fungi - 0; Plants - 36; Viruses - 0; Other Eukaryotes - 0 (source: NCBI BLink).): MAIPVTRMMVPHAIPSLRLSHPNPSRVDFLCRCAPSEIQPLRPELSLSVGIHAIPHPDKVEKGGEDAFFVSSYRGGVMAVADGVSGWAEQDVDPSLFSKELMANASRLVDDQEVRYDPGFLIDKAHTATTSRGSATIILAMLEEVGILKIGNVGDCGLKLLREGQIIFATAPQEHYFDCPYQLSSEGSAQTYLDASFSIVEVQKGDVIVMGSDGLFDNVFDHEIVSIVTKHTDVAESSRLLAEVASSHSRDTEFESPYALEARAKGFDVPLWKKVLGKKLTGGKLDDVTVIVAKVVSS; this comes from the exons ATGGCGATTCCAGTGACGAGAATGATGGTTCCTCACGCAATACCATCGCTTCGTCTCTCACATCCAAACCCTAGTCGCGTTGACTTCCTCTGTCGCTGTGCTCCATCAGAAATCCAACCACTTCG GCCTGAACTCTCTTTATCTGTCGGAATTCACGCAATCCCTCATCCAGATAAG GTAGAGAAAGGTGGTGAAGATGCTTTCTTTGTAAGTAGTTATAGAGGTGGAGTCATGGCTGTTGCAGATGGTGTCTCCGG TTGGGCTGAACAAGATGTTGATCCTTCCTTGTTCTCTAAAGAACTTATGGCTAACGCTTCTCGTTTAGTTGATGACCAAGAGGTCAGATATGATCCTGGTTTTCTCATTGACAAAGCTCATACCGCAACTACTTCTAGAGGTTCTGCCACAAT TATTCTAGCTATGCTTGAGGAAGTGGGTATTCTCAAAATAGGCAATGTTGGTGACTGTGGACTTAAGCTTCTTCGGGAAG GTCAGATTATTTTTGCCACTGCTCCACAAGAGCACTATTTTGACTGTCCTTACCAACTAAGCTCTGAGGGGTCTGCTCAAACTTATCTAGATGCATCG TTTAGCATAGTGGAAGTACAGAAGGGAGACGTGATCGTGATGGGTTCAGACGGACTTTTCGATAATGTGTTTGATCATGAGATCGTTTCTATAGTGACCAAGCATACAGATGTTGCAGAGtcat CAAGGTTATTAGCTGAAGTGGCGAGTAGCCATTCAAGAGATACAGAGTTTGAGTCTCCATATGCATTAGAAGCAAGAGCCAAG GGGTTTGATGTTCCTCTCTGGAAGAAGGTACTAGGAAAGAAGCTTACAG GAGGGAAGCTTGATGATGTCACTGTGATCGTTGCCAAAGTTGTTAGCTCATGA
- the PBCP gene encoding Protein phosphatase 2C family protein, with protein MAVADGVSGWAEQDVDPSLFSKELMANASRLVDDQEVRYDPGFLIDKAHTATTSRGSATIILAMLEEVGILKIGNVGDCGLKLLREGQIIFATAPQEHYFDCPYQLSSEGSAQTYLDASFSIVEVQKGDVIVMGSDGLFDNVFDHEIVSIVTKHTDVAESCMYMYIPSLLIFSKLHVFWYNHYSKVIS; from the exons ATGGCTGTTGCAGATGGTGTCTCCGG TTGGGCTGAACAAGATGTTGATCCTTCCTTGTTCTCTAAAGAACTTATGGCTAACGCTTCTCGTTTAGTTGATGACCAAGAGGTCAGATATGATCCTGGTTTTCTCATTGACAAAGCTCATACCGCAACTACTTCTAGAGGTTCTGCCACAAT TATTCTAGCTATGCTTGAGGAAGTGGGTATTCTCAAAATAGGCAATGTTGGTGACTGTGGACTTAAGCTTCTTCGGGAAG GTCAGATTATTTTTGCCACTGCTCCACAAGAGCACTATTTTGACTGTCCTTACCAACTAAGCTCTGAGGGGTCTGCTCAAACTTATCTAGATGCATCG TTTAGCATAGTGGAAGTACAGAAGGGAGACGTGATCGTGATGGGTTCAGACGGACTTTTCGATAATGTGTTTGATCATGAGATCGTTTCTATAGTGACCAAGCATACAGATGTTGCAGAGtcatgtatgtatatgtatataccaTCTCTCTTGATTTTTAGTAAGTTACATGTTTTTTGGTATAACCATTACAGCAAGGTTATTAGCTGA
- the PBCP gene encoding Protein phosphatase 2C family protein — translation MFAFSFRPELSLSVGIHAIPHPDKVEKGGEDAFFVSSYRGGVMAVADGVSGWAEQDVDPSLFSKELMANASRLVDDQEVRYDPGFLIDKAHTATTSRGSATIILAMLEEVGILKIGNVGDCGLKLLREGQIIFATAPQEHYFDCPYQLSSEGSAQTYLDASFSIVEVQKGDVIVMGSDGLFDNVFDHEIVSIVTKHTDVAESCMYMYIPSLLIFSKLHVFWYNHYSKVIS, via the exons ATGTTTGCATTTTCCTTTAGGCCTGAACTCTCTTTATCTGTCGGAATTCACGCAATCCCTCATCCAGATAAG GTAGAGAAAGGTGGTGAAGATGCTTTCTTTGTAAGTAGTTATAGAGGTGGAGTCATGGCTGTTGCAGATGGTGTCTCCGG TTGGGCTGAACAAGATGTTGATCCTTCCTTGTTCTCTAAAGAACTTATGGCTAACGCTTCTCGTTTAGTTGATGACCAAGAGGTCAGATATGATCCTGGTTTTCTCATTGACAAAGCTCATACCGCAACTACTTCTAGAGGTTCTGCCACAAT TATTCTAGCTATGCTTGAGGAAGTGGGTATTCTCAAAATAGGCAATGTTGGTGACTGTGGACTTAAGCTTCTTCGGGAAG GTCAGATTATTTTTGCCACTGCTCCACAAGAGCACTATTTTGACTGTCCTTACCAACTAAGCTCTGAGGGGTCTGCTCAAACTTATCTAGATGCATCG TTTAGCATAGTGGAAGTACAGAAGGGAGACGTGATCGTGATGGGTTCAGACGGACTTTTCGATAATGTGTTTGATCATGAGATCGTTTCTATAGTGACCAAGCATACAGATGTTGCAGAGtcatgtatgtatatgtatataccaTCTCTCTTGATTTTTAGTAAGTTACATGTTTTTTGGTATAACCATTACAGCAAGGTTATTAGCTGA
- the PBCP gene encoding Protein phosphatase 2C family protein translates to MAVADGVSGWAEQDVDPSLFSKELMANASRLVDDQEVRYDPGFLIDKAHTATTSRGSATIILAMLEEVGILKIGNVGDCGLKLLREGQIIFATAPQEHYFDCPYQLSSEGSAQTYLDASFSIVEVQKGDVIVMGSDGLFDNVFDHEIVSIVTKHTDVAESSRLLAEVASSHSRDTEFESPYALEARAKGFDVPLWKKVLGKKLTGGKLDDVTVIVAKVVSS, encoded by the exons ATGGCTGTTGCAGATGGTGTCTCCGG TTGGGCTGAACAAGATGTTGATCCTTCCTTGTTCTCTAAAGAACTTATGGCTAACGCTTCTCGTTTAGTTGATGACCAAGAGGTCAGATATGATCCTGGTTTTCTCATTGACAAAGCTCATACCGCAACTACTTCTAGAGGTTCTGCCACAAT TATTCTAGCTATGCTTGAGGAAGTGGGTATTCTCAAAATAGGCAATGTTGGTGACTGTGGACTTAAGCTTCTTCGGGAAG GTCAGATTATTTTTGCCACTGCTCCACAAGAGCACTATTTTGACTGTCCTTACCAACTAAGCTCTGAGGGGTCTGCTCAAACTTATCTAGATGCATCG TTTAGCATAGTGGAAGTACAGAAGGGAGACGTGATCGTGATGGGTTCAGACGGACTTTTCGATAATGTGTTTGATCATGAGATCGTTTCTATAGTGACCAAGCATACAGATGTTGCAGAGtcat CAAGGTTATTAGCTGAAGTGGCGAGTAGCCATTCAAGAGATACAGAGTTTGAGTCTCCATATGCATTAGAAGCAAGAGCCAAG GGGTTTGATGTTCCTCTCTGGAAGAAGGTACTAGGAAAGAAGCTTACAG GAGGGAAGCTTGATGATGTCACTGTGATCGTTGCCAAAGTTGTTAGCTCATGA